A region of the Melanotaenia boesemani isolate fMelBoe1 chromosome 6, fMelBoe1.pri, whole genome shotgun sequence genome:
GGGTATTTAGCATAATGTTTTAAGGGTCTCCTTGTATATTGAAATATGTAATAGAAGTGACATAATTTGCTGAGAAAATTGCTTTTCAAGCTGATTGTTTCATAGCAACAAGCACACGAAGTAGCAGAATACCTGATACTTGTTCTGCAACATCGTGCAGCACAAACCAGTCATCTTCCACTTTTCTTGGTTGTGGCTGGTTAACCAACACCACAGCTGGTCTCACAGCTTCCATCACATAATCTggttttggttcagctggtggAGTGACACGCTGAACCACAGCAactgacacagaaacacaaaatgaataaatctgatGCTAACATTTGAGTGCAGCATACACAGGCTAACAGGGAATAAGTGGTACCTGGGAGCATGACTACTGGTTTCCCTCGTGTGACATCAAACAGCTTAAACCAATCATtttctcctcctgtctctgAAAGTGGTGCAAGTTGGCTCGGTCTAATTTCAGAAATGCGTGTCCCATCTTGCCTCCTGTCCACACCAATTATCACCTTCTTGTATGTTCTAGTTTCTGTAGTTTTCACCTCAGCCTCAAATGTCTTCTTCATATCCCGAACAATCTCAAGTGGAGTAGCTGGCACAGACAAGAGGGTGAAAGAAGCTGTGTGACGGTAGCAGATTCACTGAAATAAAGCAAACATCTTGTCTGGGatgcaaacatttaaataactATATACCTGTTGGTACTGTAACTGCTTTTCCGTGAACAGCATCaaacagaataaaccagtcaTCATCGATCTTTGGCAGCTGCTGAAAAGGCTGCGGGCTAATCTGGTCAAGATAAAACTTTGGCTGCACACTTTCTGCTTTAGCTGGAACAGCTGGATAGATTTTAGATGGTGGTGGCAcataaactgaaagaaaaaaataataatcttctACTTTGACACCTTTTAAATTCCAGATAATCTTTTGACATGATAacttgcaaaacaaaaagacattttgggGCTCTGGGTACCTGGAGGCACATAAGAAGTCGCTCTGGAAACGAAATCCAGCAGCAAAAACCAATCATCCTCTCCCTCCCTCATTGGTAGCAACATTTTCTGCTCTGGAAGCTGCTTGTCGTCTTTCTGCATCAAAATTTCCTCAACTACAATGTCCGACCTGGACTTTACAGTCAAAACCTTACTCACACTGGAGACACTTTCTCTGTGATAAACCTGAGAGGACTCAGCCATGGAAACtatggaaaacaaaatgaaagagcGACATAAGACAATTGagcacaataagaaaaaaacgaCTTAAAAGATGCATGTGGAAAAATCTGCAGTACCTGGAGGCACAAAAGATGTTTGTCTAATAGGAACATCCAGCAGCATAAACCAGTCATCTTCCCTCTCAACtggaatcagttttatttctgtgtccCTGACTAAAACCTTTGCTCTTTGTTCTCGCTGCTTGACAGCCATTACTTCAGTCAGAGAGACACCTTCTTTTGGGGTCacttcaacaacaaaaacaaaagaaataataaaaattaaacataaaaacactatGGATATGAAAAAACGCAAAAGGAAAACTAATTGCCTTCATAAAACTGGGAAGAAGAACAGGGGAAGTTCACCTATACCTGGTGGCACATATGTTGTTTTACTGGGAAGAACATCCAACAACTTAAACCAGTCATCTTCTCTGTCCGCCACCTGCTGTTGTAGGATTTCTTCTAGATACCTCGGTGCCTCTTGTATTATCTGTCTCTCTTCAATTAGTACCTTTTCCTCTTCTACATCTCCGGCCACAGAGACAAAAGCTTGGTCATCTGTCTGGGCTCTCTCTCTTAATGTGACTGATGAGTAAAGTCAGGAGAAAGCAGTGACACGACTTCCTTTCCATGCATGTGTAATATAAAAgcacaagaaaaaaaggtgttttGAAAAACAGTGCGGGACGTGTGGTACCTTGTGGTAAATAAGATGTTTCTCTGGGAGGAACTTCCAGCAGCACAAACCAAGAGTCATCGACTCTTCCTACGACATACGGTTGCTGTAGGATCTCAGGCACTCTCCACACTTCCTCCTGTCTTACTTTCCTCTCCTCAactttaacttctgttttcacCACAAGGGCAGCAACCTCAGACTTCGAGCTGAAATATTCACTTCCATTCCCTTCCACAGCAGTAATCAAATTAGGAGAGTAAAGATAGGTAGTATGTGACCACAGGAGCAAATATACAGCAGCTTATTGTAAAAGAAGCAAAGCAGGACATGACGTAGTTTTCACTTGCaaaaaactacataaatatgcaaataaatggatatgtgtatgtgcatttactcatttttgctctttttaaagTCTTAACCATATtcaatttatcatttatatcaCTGACTTTGTCATGCTGATTTTCTAAATACCTACAACAGTGATTAATTTCATACTGATGTCCACATATGTGTGCACATATTAAAGCTGGTATTTCTTGATATAATATAAATTTCTGAAATGCAAAGATTTATATGTGCATGTTTTCCCTCCTTTCTCAAATTAGTTATGAAATGCTGTGTTGGGGTTTGTTGGCTTTTATTTTCCCCTCTTTTCTCATTTTGATaggaaaaaacaataaaggatTGTTAACTTCATAATAATGGTCAAACAGTGGAGTCTCATAGAAGTAACCAGCAGAGGTATAATGCAAACAGAACTAATTGGTTAATATGTTTATGCTTGCCACTTTATCTATTTTAACATCATTAGAACAATAAATGGGTTAGTAGAGGTCCACAGCTGTTTGCAAAATTACATACTGTACCTGCTGGTTTATATAGAGGGCGATGAAAAAGTTCAAACCAGTCATCTTCATCTTCCATCTGAACATGATCCTCGGCCTGACCCCTCCCCGTAACCTCTTTCTGTGTCCTCTCCTCCGCTATCTCCCATTTGTCTAACACTGTCCCACCAGACTGTCCTCCATCTTCTACTGTTACCCTCTTTTTAGCGGTACGCTCCACCCTCTGATATGCTACTACAGAGGTGGTACCAGCAAGTTCTGGAGAAGCAAACTTCTCCTCCACCTCGCCTTGCCATTCTTTTTCGATCTGGCGTAGCTTCTCTCTCAAACTCTCATCTAAAAGATTCTCTTGCGTCACCAAAGTTTcactctcttcttcttcttcaggtaACAAACCTTTAAAGAACACCcgctttatttcttcttctagttcatcctcatcttcatctgttCTCTCCATCTTCCTCACAGATTTCCTTACTACCACCTTTGTAATACCTTTACCTTGCTGCTCCCACTCCTCCTCTTTTCTTAACTTTTCAACTTCCTCCTTCCCTAACTCCTCTTCTATTACTTTCTGAAGTCTCTCTGCCATCTCATCCACATCCTGCAGCCTTTCCTCTAAGCCCCTCACTTCCCTTAGCTTTCCTTCCAAAACATCCACCTCTGTCATCTTGTCTACTAAGGTAACTGTTTCCTGCAGCCTTTGAATCACTTCCTTAGTGGTCACTTCTGTACTCTGCTCCTCCACTCGGAGCTGGAACTGGACTTGGGATGAAGCTGAGAGGAGTTGCAACAAAAGTGAAACACTGAGCAGTGAAATTCAATTTGATTAATAAGTAGCCTCTTATATAATTCATATAAAAACTGtacttaaagaaaaataaaaagggttCTATAAATTGTTTTCCATACAAAAAAAACTCACACAGAGGCTGTTGTACACATTCAGAGGAAAACAAGATGAACCAATCATCTCGTTGGATGAATTCTGGTTGGAAAAGCTGGGCCAAGGAGGTCATTTCTGCCAAGCTGGGTTTGGCTGACAACATCAGAAAAAGATGCATGCGACATTTTTGGACTAGataaacaaaaacccacaaatCTCAAACAGTTGAAAACAGAGAGCAACATGTTTGGTTTTATCGAACGTTGGGtcaaaagctaaataaataaataactctcCAACTCAAACTGCTTCATTAGAAATGAATGAAGACCATAAACATGTAGCTAGGAATCTGTAGACATTGCCAGTGCTGATACCTGGCTCTTTTACAACATCAAAAGTTGAGACCACGGGAACTGGACGATCATGGTACAGAAGGGCAGACCAATCGTCTTCCTGTCtcatctgctgctgctcatcGGTTGCCAGCTCCTGCCATGGCTGACTGACTGACCGGGTAACGGTTGTCCCCTGCCAGGTCTGAACAGACTGTCCCTCCTCCCAGAACTGAGCGGAAGTCTGCTCTGATTCCCCTTTGGCTGTGAAGAGATGGCAAGGTGATGGCAGTTATGCAACGCTTCAGCTGGACAGATGACGGCTGCTGCGAATGCTTCACAGTGCTTCAAGCACGTTTGTAACCCAGTTAAATGCCAAGTAGTTTTACTGGTCTATTGTGAGTCCTTTAAAATGAGGTTagtgaaaaacataaaatatgcatCTTATAGTTcagaaaaaatgtgaatgaCCAGGATATACCTGCAGGTTATATTTCATTCTTTAACCTGTTTTAATGAAAGCGGCTGCAGCAGTGATGAGTGAGTCAGTGGGTTAAGAGGTTAAACATGCTGCAGgctaaaaggaaatgaaaatgtgtgtgctTTACACATTTAGCACAACTTCTGTGAAACAGCCACCTCGAGTCAGAAAATGTTCAAGAATGGTTCGGTATCAGATGAAGCTTGTTTAGCCCGATCCTTTTGGAGTTCACAGCAAGAAAACTACCCTTGAGTCATATCAAGGGAAGAACTAAGTATGTGTCACGTGTGGAAACGTGACATTTTTCCGACATGTTGAGCACAATGCAAAGCACATTTGCAAAGATTTAACGGCATAAAAGCGGATGAATGAGAACGTGTGAGGATGTTAAACGCAAACAGCGACCAGCGAGTTAGAAATATGCCAAAAGGCATTGCGAGCTGTTCCACACACTGGTACCTGGGAATTCAAGAGAAGACTGAGGTTTGTCAAGTTCCATCACTAACGACCAGTCATCAGTCTCAGACCTGCCTGATCCTGAAAGTTGCTGCAGAAACTGGAGAGTCTCCTCTCCAGCTGCAAGagtaaaacatgtcaaaaagAAGCTCATCAAAGCCAAGGTCCACTGCAAAAACCCAGATTTTAAAGCACAAACTTGCACGTACCTCCGTCTAGGTTACGAGACAGCCTCTTGCTTGCAGAACGTGCAAAGCGAGGGGCTGGGCGGTCGATCATGGAGCTCGCCTGGCGGGTCTGTGCCTGAGTGCGACCACTGTACCGAAACTTAGAGCCCAAGACGAGGAAGCGACGGGATGCAGGAGGCTCCACTGTCGACACCCTAAGCAAGAGGTACATCACAGAATCAATAAGACCATTTAATCTCAGTAAGACCAGGGATTCATCATTATTAATgggtttttatgtaaaaaggTAAACAACACTTTGTAGTTCATCTTAATAAGCAGGCTAAAACTAAAGGGTTTAATTATAAGATTAGGACCATGAGTGTGTAGCTTTCCATTAGCAGATTGTGATGTAGGGATTAAGGTACATTAAAGACGACCTGAAAATGACCTCCTGTTGCCAAGCAGGAAAGTGTCATCCTGAATTACAGAAGAACAACAAGGCTTTACCTGAAGAAGGTATGATGTTCAACACAAACTTTCCACAACTTCTTTGAGGCCTTGTAGTTGGGTAGTTTGAAGCCGATAGTGCTCTCATACTGCTCTTGCTAAAAGTAATcaaacagatgaaaatgaattaagACTTAAAGTCAATGACATTATTCTGCAACCCAACATGGAACAAATGAAAAGCTGATTAGttctaaaacacttttttttccagatgatGAATCACAAAATGTTCATTACCATGAAAATTACTCAAGTTTTTAACTGTAGGcgaataataaaaattatactATTTCAAAGCCAGTACAGCAGGTAATTTTGGGTAATATTTTATGGACTAGATTTGGGATTGGGAACAggtagaaaaactaaaacataatgAATGCTTGAGATTCACCTCTGATGGtctgattttaataaagaagCTGCTCCGTTTGTAAGAGATCTTGAGCACTTTAGGCCAAGGGAAACGGTTGATTCGAAGTTTGTCCTTGTAAACCATCAGACCGCTGGAGCAAACCCCCAGCGTAATGTCAACACCGTCAAGATCCTGCatgtaaaaacagaatcaaGGAGTCACACAACCGTCATCTCCCTGCACTTACAACACACAGTCACTGGGAGGCAGACTTTCTTACACAATCAAACAAAACCCTTTGGGGTCATGGGGTTTGTTattaatctctcttttttttcctctaaggGGAATGACATCaattttgtaattaaatttgCTACTGCTGCTTTACAAGCATGCTACtgtgaaataatgaaaagcaTAACAGGAAGTCAGAGTATAGTATCTCTCAGGATTTCCATGAAAAGACTTCAGTTAACCGGCAAAACAATAATCCCAACAGGGTAAAACAAttggataataaaaaaattgaatagaaataaaaatagtaatctCCACCTTGGCTTGGTGCAGGTCAACTCCATACATGGCAAGTTTCTTGGCATTTTCCAGAAACAGCATGTCTGCTTGGGCTGGGCTCATTGACCTGGAGACAGAAAATGAAGAGTTCTTTTCAAAGATATGCTTCATTGACACATAAAAGGGTTAAATTATTTGCAAGTAGGTTTGGgtcaaaaagtaaacaaacaaaaaaaagttaatggTTTGGCTCAGCTGAGCTTTGTGTTTAGAATCTACCACCTTCTCAATTGATCAAATCAGGTTCCATCGTCTTTCCTAACCTGTAAGTACGGTGTAGCTCCATCACTTTCTCCTCCAGCTCTTTGCTCTGTCCAGGAGCCAGGCTTAGATCTTTAAGATAGTCTGACCCGTGAACCTCTGGGTCATATTCTCCCACCTCTGACTGGGCTGTGTAGGAGCCCAGCAAGGACAGTGTGACAAAGGAACAGGGAAGAACTCCACGCATAATGTCCTTCCTCAGCTGAAGACAGAGGAAGTACCTGAAGAAAAGGtgaatggataaaaaaaaaactaagttatGGATAAGTGAAAAtgacaataacagaaaaaaattgtttctaGTGAAACAATTTTCAAGTGTGCTTGCATAATATCAATCCTTTCATGAGAGCTAAACAGCTAACGTAGCTCTGTCGGTATTACAACTTACCTGGTGAGATCTTCAGTCAGCTGTGCAGGATCAGGAGGATAGAACTTCACGTTGAATGTAAACTCATAGACAGCACCTGAAACCTGCTTTCGGATCTCTTTGGTGGGTTCCAGCCATGTCTGCAGGAAAtattggaaaaaaagaacaaccacTCAGCACAGATTTCTTCCTTGTGTGACTCTGTTATTAAAGAATAGCTAAAGTAATACAAGAAACGCCAGCCCACCTTGCTGGTTGGTGTTTCCCAGTTAGCAAGGCCAAAGTAATCCTTCTCCAGAAGGTTGACATGGTCACACACTTTTGTTAAAAGTTCCTGGCCTTTAGCATGTTTCTGAATAACACACACACGGACAACTATATTAATCAAACAACAGAGCATTAAGTAAAAATTATCAAGAAAATTTGGTGAGTTGCTTACATCAAGTTCACACTCAAACTGAGTGTCGTCCAGTAAGGTGACTTTGCACTGCATGATTTTCTGACGTTTGGGGCTTTTAGCCTCCTCCAccttcttttctgtcttcttttctttcgCCGGTTTCTCTTTCTTGGCCTGCTGCTCGGTTGCCTTTTGCTCTCCTTTGGTTGCCTCCACCTTTTCTGTtggttcctcctccttctttgtGTCCTCCTTTTTCACGTCTTCCTCTACTTCAGGCTCTTTCTTTATCTCAGATTCTTCCTTCTGTTCCTCTGGAGCAGGCTAATGGAGTTCCCACGAGACATTTGCAGAAGAGACAGGATACAATGCATTAAATGTACAAAGATGACAGCACTTGAGACAATACTACACATGATagtaaaaatcaaatatatagTTGTTAATAGAGGCTTTTGTTCTGATGAgtacaccaaaaaaaaaaaaaaaacaagcttttagCTGAAACCATCACAGTTACTTCTGCTGAACCAGCTACCCACGTCATAAAAAATTcattggaggaaaaaaaaaaaaaacaaaacacaggttTCTCTACTATAATGTGACAAGCAGCATGAATCTAAATATAACACAACTTTGTTCTACTTGGATTTTCTGTAGATGATGGCATTCTTGCATTGCATCGTCCATTAAATATGAGGCAATTATATAAGCTTAGCATGGAGAAAGCTACTCTTTCTACCCAAAGAATATTTAATTAGCATGCTATAACCTCTGGATTTGAAGAAGTGCCACCATGGAACCTTGTTATGATAGTGGAAACAGCAGCCATTAAGTACCATAATATAAAGTCCtgtctatttttttaataagctataatgtatatgtattttttgttcATGCACTTTTAAGACTGCTTTTAAGATGACTTTGTTAACATCTAGGCGGCTTCAAGCTGACTGCTTTTGTCCATCTCTTGTCCTCATGTTAAGGGATGTTAATCGTCTTCTGTATTCCAGTTTAACTGAGcttttacacacacagattATATTAATCCACTCATCTAATTTTTGGCAGACAAATAACACCCAAATGTCTATTTTGTTTCCTACAGTAGTGAATAAATGAGctaaatcattattatttagaACTTTTGCCAAGATTGATTTCCATTTACCGGtaccataaaaagaaaagaatgtatCCGTGGTGTCCGTGTACTGGGTGCCAGTCCACAGCTGAGTGTTTTCTGGCTGTTAGTCACTCACCTGTGTCTCAGTGCTGCTTACTGACTGCTGATCTGGAGCCTGTTCAGTGTCTGGCTCAGTTTTAAGTTCAGGCTCTGGAGCAGCAATCGGCGCTTTCACCTGCTCAACTCCGGCTTTCAcctccttctcttccttttttcctttgttcttccctttctcttttttctttcccttttcctcttctttttgttgttttccttcagTCTTCCcctgctcttcttctttttccttctgttttgcCTCTTCGTTCACCTTCTCCTCCCCTTTTGGCTtgtcctcttctttcttttttcccttttcttcttttgctttctcctcctcctttttagccttttcttctttcgttttctcctcttctttctttttagccttctcttctttcactttgtcctcctccttcttcttagctttttcttcttctttcttttttgccttttcAGCCTCTCtggctttttcttcttctctcctctttgctttctcttcttctctctttcgtaccctttcttcctcctctgttttcctttttgctttttcCTCTTCCCTCTTCTTcaccttttcctctttttcttttttctttgccaaCTTCTTATcaactttttcttcctctttctttccaGCCTCTGTCGCTTTCTCTTTAAcctccttcttttcttcttttgtctctgGTTTTGCCTCCTCCTTTTCTACAGCCAGTTttgtcttctcttcctccttctcctcttctatcttttctggcttttcttcctctttttttgtctcGTCCTTTTTCACTTTCTCCTCATTCTTTTCCTCGgcttttttctttgcttctttttttttctttttactgcccttcttttcaactttttcttccactttctttttttcttctatctgctctattttctcttcttctgtctttttaacTTCTTTGACATCTGATTTCTCCTCCACGGCTTTAGTCtccttttcttcacttttcacCTCTTccactttctcttcttctgcctTTTCAGCTTTCTCCTCTTTGTCTGATTTTTCTTCCCTGGCTTTCTCTGCCTCGAACCCCTCGCCCTCAGAGCACTGCGAGCGACGTTTCAGGAAAGAAGAGAACAGACGAGAGAGGCCTTTGCCAGCAGAGGTCCTGGTACGAGGCTtcagctgctcctcctctgggGAGGTAGCTGCATCCGCAGGCCCAGGTTCAGCAACCTGCTCCTGGGCCTTTTTGCTCGGCTGCTCCCCCTCCTGCTCAGatgttgctgcttcctgcttctgCTTATTCTCTGGCTCAGGTTCAAGGGCTGCACTGCTGGTCTTCTGCTTGCCCTCGGTGTCTGCCTCACTCACAGCGCTTGCCTCTGTTGTCATGGTAGCCACTGGGAAGGAGAACAGAAGGGAGTCAGAGATGAAGAAAAGTCATAATGCTGCACAAAGCATGGTGGTGAACTATATGGACATACTTGGATCACAACTACCAAGAAAGCTGACTATTTAGCCCTTTTCACATGAGACATGTGAATGTAATTACTTCATCAGTCATTTAAGCAATGACATTAGGTCATTCACACATTTGCcactttttgttcatgtttgttgACATCGTTGTGAAAGTGATGGAAATATTAGAcgataaataaagatatttattgAGTCACAGCCTTTTtacaacatccatccattttctattttatgttattccaattcagggatGCGGGTAAGATGAAGCCTaccccagcaattagcaggtcgTCAGTCTATCGTAGTGTTTTTACAACATGTCATCTCATTAGTGCCAAGCATGCAGTTGTGTGAAAGAAAACGGGATGGAGGCAGCTCAAAATGTTACATGCTCACCACAGCAGCAGGGCAACTGTTATCAAATAGAGACAAGAATGATGTTACGCCACCTTTTCACACTGCCACTGCTGTTTGACAGAAGCTGCAGCACCGCACAAAACTATTTTTACTCATAACATCTTCTTATGCCATAAAACTGAATATCAAGCACGAACATGAAGCATTGTGTTACGTCAAACCACTCAGAGCTGAGCAGCAACATAAGGAAAACTTCATAGGCAATATTGCATCAATGACGATATGATTTgtgataaatgtaaacaaataactTTCCTTTTCTGTGTCTGTTCATAATGATTAGCTGTTAAATATGCAagaaacagaacttttttttaatatagtttTTATGACATATTGTATATAATCTGAATTTTCTGCACAATTTTTATTGTTGGTATGCTTTTATGTTTGatggtgaatgaatgaatttgatTGTTGTTCATCACTTTATGGCTGCAGCTAGGGTAAACGCCCAATACAAATTTCCCCCTAAGATGACAATAAAGTTAATCTTGATCTTGACTTCTTCTACATGGAATAGAGCCAGTAAAGTACTGATACTGCACATGCTGATATTGTGACAGGTTTTTGATATATTGAGCCACTATAGGGAACCAGTTGCTAATATGATCTATGGTTAGACAGAAAGCGCAAACTTCAGCTACAGCTCATTTGACTCAAAACATCTTTAAGTCGGAGAGGTTGAACCACATTGTTAATTATTATTGAAGCAAACTGCTGGATTCCTTCAAACAGCTGATCATATATCAAATTAACCCACCTCTTTTGTGCATGTCTGTTTGTAAACTAATTGCAGCAGTTCATATTTGTGCTGTGCTGAAAGTGTCTCAATACGTAACAGAAAAGATCGCCGGATGGAGGCGGTGAGGGTCCAAACGTGACATGGAAATGCTCAATGACTGCGACATTAATAAGGAGCaatgcatgtgtgaaatgtttttaaaactggatGATTTACTCTttacttaaaagaaaatgtcatgtgTAGGCTTGATATACCGATCAGGCTAAATGATTTCTAACTTTATTCATCATCAAGAGGAATTTTAATAAACAAGTTCTATGCAGTAATCTACTTCGCTGTTTAAAGATAACTGCTTTCGCTCTGTGGTATAACAAACTTCTATAAAGCAAACTAACACCCACGGATTATAATCTAACTCCAGCACAGTtctcacacatacaaaaaacatcattttttcAAACAATAGCCTTCCATGCTGAAGAATGCTGAGGGCCAATCACAGACTCATTAAATCCCACCGACACAAAGGAGGCATTCTCTTCTGTATCTGCCTATTAGCACCGCCTGGGTCATCCTCACCAAGCAAGCCTGGCTCTTCATATCACACACACGCACCTGCACAGGTCATCGGACACACAAGGACCAGATAACATGATGATACAAAAGATCATCAGTTGgtaatgcttttttgtttgctaCTCTGAATTTccagtttaaatgaaaacttcCCAGACAATTAACCCTAAATCTGCCACAAAGGCCAACATGCCTTTTctaaagtaaatgtttaaattattttggcAAACTGCTTCTTATTCAAATGTGCAATGGAAACAAATGTTGTGTCTTacaatttttaatcaaactctgAAGTAGTTATGCAAATATGAAGGCTGCAGCTAATTTATAATACTTTTCTTACTTATTGTCAAGCAACAAAGTGACTCACAGCCTTAAAACTCAGAACCTTAAGATTTAAATCATtcaacttttatttaataatttggcaGATATGGTACATTGAAAATCTTCCACCCGGCTGCTTAGGTAGGCGAAATGTTGGCTACAGTGCCTCAAAGTACCATCAATTCTCTTCAGTGATAAGCGTCCTGTCTGGCCTTGTCTAATCGGTGACTAATGTAGCTGTGTTTGTCTCCTCCATATGTAGTTCAAGTCCCACCCTACTCTTTTGATGGGGGAGGGGGGAAATGCCAGACAAGCAGACAGGCCAATCTTCCAGATGTACAGGGCTGTCCCAAAGGGTGCATCCAGGATCTCTATACCATACACTTCCCACTGGCACTACGGGAcagcaggagaggaggagggggtaCGCAAATAGGCCAAATCCTCTTTAGCCCTCCCATTGTTTGTGTCCAGTGACCAATAACTGCTGCACTCTATTACTAATCCTGCCCACCCTTCCCCCCACAAGACCCCCCCTACCCC
Encoded here:
- the LOC121641205 gene encoding uncharacterized protein LOC121641205 isoform X6, whose product is MQCKVTLLDDTQFECELDKHAKGQELLTKVCDHVNLLEKDYFGLANWETPTSKTWLEPTKEIRKQVSGAVYEFTFNVKFYPPDPAQLTEDLTRYFLCLQLRKDIMRGVLPCSFVTLSLLGSYTAQSEVGEYDPEVHGSDYLKDLSLAPGQSKELEEKVMELHRTYRSMSPAQADMLFLENAKKLAMYGVDLHQAKDLDGVDITLGVCSSGLMVYKDKLRINRFPWPKVLKISYKRSSFFIKIRPSEQEQYESTIGFKLPNYKASKKLWKVCVEHHTFFRVSTVEPPASRRFLVLGSKFRYSGRTQAQTRQASSMIDRPAPRFARSASKRLSRNLDGAKGESEQTSAQFWEEGQSVQTWQGTTVTRSVSQPWQELATDEQQQMRQEDDWSALLYHDRPVPVVSTFDVVKEPAKPSLAEMTSLAQLFQPEFIQRDDWFILFSSECVQQPLSSSQVQFQLRVEEQSTEVTTKEVIQRLQETVTLVDKMTEVDVLEGKLREVRGLEERLQDVDEMAERLQKVIEEELGKEEVEKLRKEEEWEQQGKGITKVVVRKSVRKMERTDEDEDELEEEIKRVFFKGLLPEEEEESETLVTQENLLDESLREKLRQIEKEWQGEVEEKFASPELAGTTSVVAYQRVERTAKKRVTVEDGGQSGGTVLDKWEIAEERTQKEVTGRGQAEDHVQMEDEDDWFELFHRPLYKPAGNGSEYFSSKSEVAALVVKTEVKVEERKVRQEEVWRVPEILQQPYVVGRVDDSWFVLLEVPPRETSYLPQVTLRERAQTDDQAFVSVAGDVEEEKVLIEERQIIQEAPRYLEEILQQQVADREDDWFKLLDVLPSKTTYVPPGIVTPKEGVSLTEVMAVKQREQRAKVLVRDTEIKLIPVEREDDWFMLLDVPIRQTSFVPPVSMAESSQVYHRESVSSVSKVLTVKSRSDIVVEEILMQKDDKQLPEQKMLLPMREGEDDWFLLLDFVSRATSYVPPVYVPPPSKIYPAVPAKAESVQPKFYLDQISPQPFQQLPKIDDDWFILFDAVHGKAVTVPTATPLEIVRDMKKTFEAEVKTTETRTYKKVIIGVDRRQDGTRISEIRPSQLAPLSETGGENDWFKLFDVTRGKPVVMLPVAVVQRVTPPAEPKPDYVMEAVRPAVVLVNQPQPRKVEDDWFVLHDVAEQVSVPVAVDELVTVRPVVRRAKEFAITEQITQRRVTIVEEKWQKKDVVQPQPAVRQVEDDWFVLLDVAPKKSVAPPEGIQVPAKVKLPAAVVTRKIDISEIRPQFEKRILEERVPLVQSQAGDDWFVLLDFDLKESVVSTQRGMRPVSAPVFSQAALAEAGIPMAPLEQPQTSTPIKTSRQEERKLEVTVEAVEPSRMEAVAEVKTAVWREQREVDSSLISTINGDIQHESETSLEGVRMRKKRAKKIEGDSIYVRHSILMLEEFEKPQEDLLKHHASISELKRNFMEAVPEPRLSEWDKRLSTHSPFRTLGINGQPLPSADGSVCISSLSKGSETKAGHEETSIYLGFTVISSPNITPKSELDSVEAFTAPVEEQSCDQEEDVVFETPPVPELEVKMVQLASSFKTSCKVLDEIQEEKGSCPGVAECSERIVGSSPASYYWSDGPQVMRCFQPPLVQTQTVTITAVSLPSDISTTEVPIVQTKTFTYDSSKVTDDGTDEDKDSTAVSSSKTISTESTSGTTVTTTTTQISKVVKSGSSEMRVEKRIVITADSDIDQDKEKHGGASAL